In the genome of Urocitellus parryii isolate mUroPar1 chromosome 7, mUroPar1.hap1, whole genome shotgun sequence, the window ggaatcatacaatatgtggccttttatgatttgcttctttcacttagcttCATGTAATATTCCACTGTACGACTATGCCaccttttgtttatccattcatccctcGATGTACATttaattcctttccttttatttactaTCATGAATAATGTTATTGTGAACATTCACATACAAAGTTTGTGTGGGTTTATTTTCACAATTCTCTTGTGTATATactgaaaagttaataaaataagtacttgtcactccgtttctctatatgcttaacaaaacactgttgaaatcttaagaactgtttgctaatcttgttctcAGAAATGTGCTGTCCCTAACtgtggactgtctgctaatcttgttcccagaatgagctgttcccaactgccaaactacaaaatgtaacttctctcgcTGCCCTCTCCatggaaagtatataagctctgctcaagctgttctcagggctctatctctctttgctatagagagctcgggccccagcatgctggtctccaaataaacccacccttctgcttttgcataagacagtctcttgtggtctcttactcccacgttccgccggacccttacaatacTTAGGACTGGAACTGCTGCGTCATATGCAAGAATCATTATTAGAACAAATACTGTAATATTGTAATCTTCCTGggtctcaattttctttttcagtataatATGGcttgaaagaattaaatgaaataatgcatttaCCACGCTTAGCAtcatatagcatttttttttttaactaagtaaATTTAATATTACTAGGGAGGGGTCCTGGGTCTCAGTTCTCCTGCCAAATGACGGAGTGGGACAGGCGGACCCCTGTGGGTCACGCTCCGCACTGCGGCGGCCGGCGGTCCGCTGCAGAACTCCCAGCACGCCCCGGCCACCAACCCCTCTGTAGTCGTGCCTAAGCCCGCAGCCTCCACCACGGAAGGTCTGCGTCCCGCAGAGCTCACCTGCAACTTCCCGCGCCACTCTTTCAACTGGCACGTATAACCCGGAAATAAACCTCCAGGTAGCGGAAGCAGATTTCCAAGACCGGAAGCGAGTGTGAAGCAATCATGGCGTCGGCCCTTCTGGCGCTGAGGACGCGGGCAACTAGTAAGTGGGGTGCTGTAGTCTTTTCGGGGAGAACCGGGAGGGAGGCCGGGAGTTGGAAACTGCCCCCGCGGGTGGCCTTGGATGCATTGGGGGCGTGCGAGGgttgaggggggggggggggctgccacTGATCACGTGACAGGTCTTGGGCTCTCCTGCGCGGGGCGGGGAGGGTTGGGAAGCACGTGTCCTTCCTCTATCTGGAACCCAGAGAGAGGACTTCCTTGGCGGTTGGTGAAGCAGGCACACCGCTTCCCCTCTCTTGGTTTGTGTGGATCCTTTTATCCATGGAAAGGACTGAGTCCAAACAAAGTTAATCCATTTGTTCAACAGATTTAGGTCGTTCTCTGTGCCAGACacatattttcagaagaaaatatgaagacaTGGTCTCTAGCCGCTGGGCAGTTCTTGCTAGTAGAAGGATCAGTAAGCATATATCAGTAAAATAGTTGATTTTTACAAGTGCCATGAAGAAAGAGAGTATGTGCATCCTCTTTTAGATTGCATTGTCAGGAAAGTCCTCTAAGGAAACCTCTGAGGTTTAGACCTAAAGAACAAAAGGAGGCGGGGCAAGGttgcacaggcctgtaatcctagggaggctgaggctgaccAGTCgtttccaggccagccttagcaatttactAAGACCCTATCTACAAGTAAAAAGGGATGGCCCTTACTATCTCATTTCTCCTTACCAAATCCTTACCAAATCAAActtaggattctcctgcctcaggcccttcagttgctgggatcacaggcctgcacaTCTCCCCCTGGCTTTTCTGTTAATTCTTATCCGTGCTCCTTTGTTCCAGCTAGTTTCTGTTCTCATGAAAACTTAGAAAGCTAGGCTTCCAAAATGCTTAATAAAGAGGCTGCATACACTCAAAAAACTTCCCTACAGATGTTTGCATAGTACTCAAACCATGACTGAGTCTGGAGATCTGAAAGCTAGGACTGCTGTTCCTAGGTTTGTCGTACAGCAAGAGGCTTCCATGGTTAGTATGAGTGTGAATTcattgtcctttttaaaataaatgccctACCTTCTTGGCCTTGcatttgttcttatttaaaataaatgcctTTGAGCACTTTAGGATGAGGTCAGATTAACTTCTTACATTGTATTGATCTTGGTTGGACTTCTGTTTGATGTACTTTGGAAAGAAAGGGAACAACTTGCCAAAGTGTCCAGAAGCCTGTGGAAGCCATGCTCCACCAATTGCGCTTTTTGTATGCAGGTGTCTGGTtgcagtaggtgaatggatagcTTCAAAAGGGTGGGGAAGCTGCAGCTGAGGCCGCTCTGGGTGTCCTGTTGTTGGCCTGTCTGGGTTGACTGTGCCTCTCCATGGGGTGTGAGGGTGAGTGAGGCTCTGAAACAGGCAGTGCTGTGGTGTCCTCTTGCCGGCTTTTTTGGTTTCTTCAATAGGACTGAATGTGCCAGGATCCAgagcatgtgatttttttttcccatttatattttcctattctCCCCACATCTGTACACCCCACTTCCTAGCgagtacatgcacacacatatactccTACGCCCCTACCTCAGGCAGCACTTAATCTCCAGACAGTACAAGAAATGAATGGTCCCCTGCTATGGGAGAAGGCCAAAGGACTTCTAGAAATTCCTTGAAATCTAACACTTAGCATTTCTGTTCCCCTCACACATCTTTCTTATTTCCCCTGTCACCTCTTAGCTTAGCAAATGGGCCATGGAGGCAGAGAAAGATCTAacagtgtttctgttttctctgcaGTTACAGCCCTGTTGAGCCCTCCTTCAGCTATAACTCTTGCTGTCAGAAATGCATCCAAGAAGACGGGTGGTAGCTCCAAAAACCTTGGTGGAAAGTCACGAGGCAAACATTATGGCATCAAGAAAATGGAAGGTGAGAGTGTGTTTTAGCTTCCATACTTCAGTTTAGGGCTGAAGTATCCTGAAGACAAGTAAGTGTGAACTTTAGCTATGAAACTAGAGTGAAGAGGATGCTGGGTAGGGGATTGGGCACTGCTTGGACCATTTGGCAGTTGTTTCTGTTGAGGGACATGCTTAGAGGTTGGTATGCAGCACTTGGGCCAGCCAACATGTTTTCCTAGAAGTTTGCTGTGCTGTCATATCACTAGGGCTGAGAGCACACTTGTGGACTTCTCTTCTAGGTCACTATGTTCATGCTGGCAACATCCTTGGGACTCAGCGCCAATTTCGCTGGCACCCAGGTGCCCACGTGAGTTGCTTGGGGGCCCTCCCCTTTTTTCTAGGACCACCTTTCTGTCCCTAAATACAGTAATGATAACAGTTGCATTTATTGGATGCTTACCATATGCTAAGCATTGTGCTTATTCCTGCCCTTACTATCTCATTTCTCCTTACCAAATCTCTGTCAAGTGGGATCcatccccatttcacaggtgaaatgCCAGAAACTTAAGAGAGTGGCAGGGCCCAAGTAACAGTGTTGTCTAATATTAGATGATTGCACATcctatgtttcattttcttttcagtggGAAATAGGAGTGGGTTATATAATTTGATACGTGGGGCAACTGCAGCTACCTGAGCACTGAGAAGCAGTATGCTTAAGCTATAGTAAGATggaagttttaaatgtttttaaaagttacatgtttttaaaagttcttaataaTGTACAATTCTAAGCCAGGCATtgtggtacacatctataatctcagctactcaggaggctcagcAGGGAGGTCACAAGTATGAGGGTAGCTGGGGCAACTTAggggagacctgtctcaaaattagaaaaagggctagagatttagctcagtgatgaatattcctgggttcaatccccagtaccaaaaataatattttttaataataatgcaCATATTAAGAAAGTAGACATTTCCCTTTTTATGACTGAAAGGAGCTTTTAGAATTAAATTCagatttaaaatcaaattcagtaaattatttttcttctgttaaaaacTAATGAtggtggctgggattgtggctcaatggtagagtgctagcctagcatgaatgaggcaccaggttcgagcctcagcaccacataagtgtaaaataaagatgtctacacttaagaataaatattttaaaaaaatttttgaataagggctggggttgtggctcagtggcagtgtgcttgcctagcatctgtgaggcaccgggttgaattctcagcaccatctataaatagataaaagaaaggTCCgttgacaaccaaaaaaatattaaaagaaaaaaacttgaataaaacaacaacaagcaGTGTAGTCTGCCCAGCCGTGTTTGCCTTGATGTTATGTTAGCCTAACATTTTGGTTCTCCTTTCCAGTCCTCAGTTCTTAGAGGGTAATAGCCTTGTAAGTtcagatattttctttgatttttttttttgagtcttagTAAATTAAgttcaatttattcatttttcatgatttctaagatttttctttGCGTAAACCTGCTATGTGGTTGAAAGGTAGCTTGAATTTAGTAAAAACAATTCACTGTGTGCTTCAGAAATTAGATCCATATCAGGCAGGGATTCCAATTTCAGCAGGTTGGGCTTAGTTCATGAGATAGAAGAATTCTTTGTTAAGACAGAACTATACTGTACCCTTCacattattttaagtgataatttagtcccccccccttttttaaaatcatctacCCTTCCTCAGTTTAGTTTCCTTTGTAATTAAGCTTCCCACCCCTTTGTTGTGGGTAGgaggtttttgttggtttgttttctagTGCTGGGGAGCAGATGATAGCCAAATGTTCCACATTCAGCCATACCCCCAGCTCATTTATTGCTAACTTTAATAGACACAGAAAGGCTGATAGTAATCTGTAATTATTTCAGAGATGCTTATTTGAATGTGAATTGATTTCAAATGCAgtagctttattttttagaatttaaaagacaTTGGATGTGTGGCTAGAGAACTCTTGGAACTTGCTAAAATAACAGTGGTAAGAGCTAACATGTTTTTGAGTTCATAGCATTCTAAGCTCTCTGTGACCATAAACTCATTTAGTCCTTAAGATGACTTATAAAGTAGTTAGTATTATGCTGAGACACAGTAAAATAAATTGCCAAGGATCTTAGTGCTTAGTAGTtgtcatctgaaaaatgggactGAGAATAGTATGTAATTCACAAGGTCaggattaaatgagttgatatatatgtatacatatctgtgtgtatgtgtatgtatacatatatttgtgtatgtcaTTAAACACCAGTTTGatgtacattttcatttatataaagttcagGCTCTATCATAAATATagattgccaggcatggtgctacacacctgtaatcccagcggcttgggtggctgaggcaggattgtgagttcaaagccagcctcagcaaaagtgaggtgctgagcaactcaatgagaccctgtctctaaataaaatatgaaatagggctggggatatgctcaGTGGTCGAatacccctcagttcaatccctggtaccaaaaataaaataagggctggggatgtggctcaagtggtagtataTTAAagtctaaataaagtatttttttaaagtattttaaagtctAAATAAAGCACATTCGTAGGGACAATGATTTGAGGCATTTTCCCTGGGTCTAGTTTTGGGACCATTCAGTGTGGCTTCCAACCAGTGTTATGACACAGCAGCCAACAGATTTGGCtgttggaattttctttttcctctctgttaTGGAGTAGAAGGCAAAAAAGTACTGAGCAGTGGGAAGGGAAACATGGAGTTCTCTAAACCTCACCATTCAGCCCCAGGACCTGAATCTTGGGGGGAGGTCTATGTGGAGGCTCTAGGATATACCACCTGGCTCTTGATCCAACTAACCAGGTCTGTGTGttgcaggtggggctggggaagaggAAGTACCTGTATGCCCTGGAGGAGGGGATAGTCCACTACACTAAAGAAGTCTACGTACCCAATCCCAATAACTTGGAGGCAGTAGATTTGGTCACCAGACTGCCCAAAGGTGCTGTGCTCTACAAGACTTTTGTCCACGTTGTTCCTGCAAAGCCTGAGGGCACCTTCAAACTTGTAGACATGCTTTGAAGTCCTGGTTGAGGCCTTGGAACAGAGACTGGAGCCCAGGTGACAGGAGAAGGTGATACCAGAAGTGAAGTATTAGGGTCACAACAGGGCCTCTAAGGAAGAGGTCTGTTGGAAGTTGACTCTGTAGGAGACTCGGATGACTGCCGGGATACCTTTTGGAAGACCTTTCCTGGGCCTAAATAAAGCCTGCTGGAATCACGAATCTGTGCTGTTTGGGGACAAACTTAGATGAAGCTGCTTACTGCTCTGTTGGTTCTTACCCATGTTCTCTTGTGCACACTAAAGGGAGAAAGCAGGAAGGAATCCTGTCAGAGTGAGGAAATGAAAAGGGGGGCTTTGTTTTGAGGAGAGGGTTACACTGGCACCATTtcccagaggaaaagaaagaggagagctTGGTATCCCAGCTGCTTTCCCTGTGTATCCCCTAAAAGTccaggtgctgggtgctgggagggAGAGAGGTCAATAGAGGAAGCAACACAGTTGTATTCTCTCTTAAAGCCACATGCAAAGGAGCAGGCTTTAGCCCCAGAGATGGCTACACAGTAGGCCCCTGCCTCTCTGAGTCCAGAGCAGAGTCCAACCAGGGATGGCAGGAGATTAAATCAGGCCCCATCTGACCTGGAATATCAACGTCCTTCCAGTGGTGAGGCAGGTAGGTGACGAGTGACTTCTTCCTGCTTACCACAATAGCTAGACATAGTAAGCCCACATTCTTCTCTGGTTCTTAATTTATCTCAAACCATATAGCAGCAAACAATCTGGCTTTGGGAATACTTACTGAGGACCCAGAGCAGGCTGGGGGCAGGCATTCACTGTCAACCAAACCAAACACTTAAAAGGCCTGGCAGGGCGATTGCAGCCAGGGAGGGTAGCCATTCCTGGCTATTGGCGGTAGGTAGGGTTGGCTGCAGTCCCAGAAAGGAGTGGCTTCTTTCTGAGGACCCTCCTCTGCATATAGGCATGGGCTCCAATTATTTGGGGGCAGAGAAGTCTTCCTTTTCTGAAGTTTCACCTTGAACTTGTTACCTTGTTCTCTCGGGACATAACCCTGGATTCCCCACTTCCTGTAGATCCTAGGCAAATGTGACCTGGGGTTTGTGGGGGTCCACTTTGGCATTTTTCCAGAAAGGCCCAGTAGAGCTAGTCCTTAGGCAAAGGAGATTGGTGGGGACTGTCTCTGCAGGCACAATGCTGTGTCTTCAAGGTCCCTGAAGAAATAGGAAGGGGCAAGATGGGGTCACTCCCTTCTACAGTGATGTTTCCCTGAGCAAGGCAGGTGGCTGCGTCTTGGGATGGGTGAGCAGAACCACAGTTGGGTAGTAGTGCAGATAGTGGCAGAGCCTCATAACTTGGTGGCAGTTGAGTGATGGAAGAGCAAAGGTATTGGCTGTATACTTACCCTTTTTTTGGACTGCTGCTTTTGCGTTCTCTCCCCCAGCAACAGGTCCTTCCTGGAAATAAGTTGGATCCTAGAGCTGTTGGCTCTTTTGAAAACCTCTTTGCAGGGATCTGGTAGACCTGCCTTGGCTAAGGTTTGTCATCTTTCCCTATATACAAAGGGAAGTGGAGCCTCCAATCAAATTCTAGCTCCTTCACTAGTGGCCCTTTCTTTGTTCCAACCCAAGAGTCTCTAATGAGGCATTGTGTATGAAAGAGTGATACGGGAACATCAGTTCTCGCAGCACTAGGCTAGGAGGACTGAATGTCCACCTCTGCAGGCTCAGAGCCCAAAGTGTGCTGTCAGCTGGTGAGTCTGCTGCTGCCAGTCCTGTCGAACATTCTACTTGGGCAAGTGAACCAGCTGCCACAGGGTCCATAGTGGCTCCTGGGGAACCTCACACAGCATACCTCATCTCCTTGGGGATAACACTGACCAAGAAAAACCAATGGAGCCAGAAAGACATGCCACTATTATCCAGCTTCTGCCTGGATCCCCCTAAGAGTAGGAGTCCCACATTCCCTCCTCCCCAAGAAACCTCTAGGCTtcatctcattctttctttcccatgcATTCTTCATAGTCTCCTTAAAAAACCAGGCTCCTTACTGGCTTCAAGAGCCAGCATACCCATCTTCCACCACTCCCAGATGGTAGCCCCAAAgttcctccctcccctgcataCCTCAGGACTCCTGTTCCTTCACAGGGGCGTGCCATGGTGCTGAGGTAGGGATGGAGGCAGTAAAGCTTGAGTCACGAAGGACAACTCAAGGTGAAAAATCAAGATTTAGGATCATTGTGCAAGAGAGTAGAGTCCAAATGCACTGTCTTGCCCCAGTTCCCTTTCCCCCCCATCCTTTAGACCTCTCTGCCAAGTCCCAGGCCACAGCTCAGACCCTCAGCATTTCTGAGATGCATAGAGAGATTCCATTTCTTTTGGGCCACTGGTTTATTCTCACAACCTGACAACAACCTCTGGTGAGCTTTGGAGGGAGACCTCAtcctcctgtccccagctcttCATCCTGGACCTGATGCAGAGGTGGGGGCTGAAGCTCAAGATTGCCTTTGCTTTCTATATAGATGCCATATGGTTCCCTTGTCCCTGACTGCTGATGTTGCCACTTGCCCCTTGGGCCCCTGGACTTTCCCTGGAAACTGGGGAGCTGGGTGAAGACACTGAGGTTTCCCTGCAGAGTTTAACAATGGCCAGTATGTTATTAACCCTTTCCATACTATTGTCCTGACCCACCGAGAACCTAGGCTGGAGGAGGATGCATTCAGAGAAGAGAGCCCAAAGGCCCCTCCCTACTGAATAACTGCTTCCCCTGAGCAGGGGCCCTCTTGCCAGAATTGGGGAGGCAAGGGCTTGCTGGGGAAGAGTGCTTACATATTGGCTGGGataataaaagaagagaaaggagcagaGGACCTGGCAGCACTGGGGGTGGCACTGGTACAATAGCAGAATGGCAGGAGGAATACCAAGGACAAAACTACCCTCCCCAGAGGCTCAATCAGGGACAGCCTGGGACTGACTGTGGCCCATTTCCTCCCTGGGTTAGAATCCCACTCCAGAACCTGGTGTGGGAATGACCTGCTTAACACACAGGGCAGACTGGGGTGCAGGCAGCTTCCTTTCTGCTGCTGCATCAACTCTCTGGGCAGGAGAGCACAATGGCTTTGTCCTATGTCTCCCTTCAACCCAGGGAAGCAGTGCCATGTGTAAGGGAGACTTTACAGAGGGACACATTTAGGGAGGAGGAACAGATAACCTTAGAAACAGTGGGTCTGAGGAGGCAGAAGAGAACCCAAGAGCCTGAACTCAACCCGTGGTACTCAGCCCTCTCCTATCAGACTGTGGCACTGTAGAACTTGACACTGATGGAAAGAGACAGTGACTCATAGTGCCTCCATATAGCATTCCTCCCAGGTGGTTTTGGGAGGAATGTTGTTACAGGGAACCTATTGATGGGGCTGGGCTTCTGGTCTATAGTTAGGGGCTCAGAGTGCATCTGCTCCAACCCTATGACTTGGAATGGCAGTAGGTACTGATTATGGCCTTGACTATGGCTAGGAAGCTGTTGTCCATGGTGTGGACACAGAAGCAGTGGCATGGAGTGCCAGGAAAGGGCATCAGCCCTGAGGGTGGCCACCAGGACCACTGGTCCTCCCCCGAATCAGAGGGTCAAGAGGATCAAGCCCTTCAGAGCCCTGGTACCTGTGAGCACCTCTCCAGGTTTTCCACCCCTTCTGCCTTCTTTTAGGAGTACTAGGCCATGACCTGGTGTCCTGTAGATGGCATTCCCTCTGTATGCCTTGAAGCCATGAGGGCATCTCTATCACTTCAGGAGAATGGGTTGGTGGGAAAGGACTTGGCTTCTGCTGAACCTGACAGCCAGGCAGGGGAGCTCCAGTTTGCCAAGGTTCTGCTCTCAGATCTCCTTTCAGTCTGACTCTGCCCATCTCTACTTCTTATTGGCCTACATAACTGGGTTCTGGATGCCAATTGGCTGTCTTCTGGTCTGGGCTCCCACCTCTAATGGAACTGTGGATTCCATGGTTACCTTGGAAACTGGGCTTGTAC includes:
- the Mrpl27 gene encoding large ribosomal subunit protein bL27m, with the protein product MASALLALRTRATITALLSPPSAITLAVRNASKKTGGSSKNLGGKSRGKHYGIKKMEGHYVHAGNILGTQRQFRWHPGAHVGLGKRKYLYALEEGIVHYTKEVYVPNPNNLEAVDLVTRLPKGAVLYKTFVHVVPAKPEGTFKLVDML